AGGACGGGCACAAGACCAAGGTCGTCCGGCATATCTTTCATGACGGCCGGGGCGTCACATTGAACGTCATCGTTAAACGGTTTCAATATAAAACGGGGCTCCGCCGTTTGCGCTTTTTCTTTTTTCCATCTCCGGCCCTGCGTTCCCTGCGGGGGGCGCTGCTGCTTCAATCCAAGGGCGTTCTCGTGGCGCGGCCGTTGGCCGCGCTCGAATACCGCGATTGGAAAAAGCTGGGGACGAGCTATTACGTCAGCGAAGAAGTCGGCGACAGCCGTTCGTTAAAAGACCTTTGGCCGGCGTTCGTGCGGACGCTGCCGCGCAAAAAGCGACCGGGCCTGCGCCGCGCGCTCCTACGAGACCTGGCGCGCTTGCTGGCGCGGCTGCATTCCATGAATATCTACCACCGGGATCTAAAGAACAGCAACATCTTGATCCAGGGATGGGCGGGCGACGAGCGGCGATTGTTTTTGGTCGATCTCGACCGCGTCGAGGAGCGCCCGCGGCTTTCAATCTCCAAGAGGGTAAAAAATCTGCTGCAAGTCAGACGGCGGGGGCCATTTCCGAAAGAGCAAATTTACTTTT
This DNA window, taken from Candidatus Binatia bacterium, encodes the following:
- a CDS encoding lipopolysaccharide kinase InaA family protein, with the translated sequence MTAELRGEGAGEYKFVSAADGLAGWVRKELPENLFAELIRDPDSLLNHPSSLTVKDGHKTKVVRHIFHDGRGVTLNVIVKRFQYKTGLRRLRFFFFPSPALRSLRGALLLQSKGVLVARPLAALEYRDWKKLGTSYYVSEEVGDSRSLKDLWPAFVRTLPRKKRPGLRRALLRDLARLLARLHSMNIYHRDLKNSNILIQGWAGDERRLFLVDLDRVEERPRLSISKRVKNLLQVRRRGPFPKEQIYFFMRYAEGCCPSKKNAKALVRRILARSRRTEAWLQRKPKRSIQGP